Proteins from one Nitrospirota bacterium genomic window:
- a CDS encoding YezD family protein translates to MEAAVDLRTEKPSRERPEARELVLELPWEEIEQAARGLKFGTVVITYHQGRPIQIERIERKRLG, encoded by the coding sequence GTGGAAGCGGCAGTTGATCTCAGAACGGAAAAACCCTCGCGGGAACGCCCCGAGGCGCGGGAACTTGTCCTTGAACTCCCCTGGGAGGAGATCGAGCAGGCGGCTCGCGGACTCAAGTTCGGCACCGTGGTGATCACGTATCACCAGGGCCGGCCCATACAGATCGAGCGCATCGAGCGCAAACGGCTGGGGTAA